A stretch of DNA from Spirosoma endbachense:
ATCGACAGGCCAATCCCTGATTTCGACTGCTTTGGGATCGGTTAGTAAGTTAGACCAGGGCGGTTTGGTTGCCAAAGCCGCCGAACCAGCCGCAAAGACCCAAATCGGCAGCGTACTAAATTTCGTAAAAGGAGTTTTGTAATAATTATGACCGGGTCATAATTTATCATTCAATAGCATGACATTAGACATTATTACTCCTGACCGCAAGGTCTTTTCCGGTGAAGCCAGTGCCGTTACATTTCCGGGTAGCGAAGGTCAGTTTCAGGTTCTGAACGATCACGCTCCGCTGGTTAGCACACTGGATCGCGGACCGATTGTCGTGCAAACGGCATCCGGTCAACAGACGTTTACCGTTGATGGTGGCGTTGTTGAAGTATTACAAAACAAGGTACTGGTGCTTGCTGAAGCCGTAGTGGTCTAGGTAACCTATACAGTTAATGAATAAGCAGAAGCGTTCGGTTCATTTTGAGCTGAACGCTTCTGCTTTTATACACGTACACTGCTATTTACCGACAGATTTCGATCATTTACCGAGATTATACCCAAGCGATGGCCAGGTTCAGTAATTTTCCTTATCCATTCGCTCGTATGAACAGGACAGCATCACTTATTGCCATTCATCTTTTCGGCTGCCTGACCTTTCTGGCATTGCCTTACATTTTCGTCGAAGACGGCTTTTCAAAACTGTCGGAATTAGCCTACAATCCGCACGAACAGCGTAATTTATTGTCCTATCTGCTAACGATTGCGTTTTTCTACACGAATTACTTTATACTCATTCCCCGATTCTTCTTCGGGAAAAACTATGTTATCTACGGCCTTAGTGTTCTGGCCTGCTTTTTTGTTATTGAACAAACACTAGCCGGAGTCAACCGGAGGGGTATAATGCCACCGCCACGATCTCAGCCGCCACCTGAGTGGATGGAGCAAAGGCCTCCTTTTGAGATGGGCAATCGTTCACCGATGCCCCCAACTGGATTTCCGAGACCAGGGTCGCAACAGCCGGGTTTACCGCCTGAGATCAGTCAGACGTTTTTTCTGTTTCTAATTGGGTTTCTTTTATCACTCGCCATTCGTGTTAACAATCGCTGGCGAGAAACTGAACGCGAAAAATTGAATACTGAATTATCGTACCTGAAGGCGCAGATCAATCCGCACTTTCTGTTTAATACGCTCAACAGCATTTACTCACTAGCCCTTGAGCAGTCGGACCGAACAGCCGAAGCGATTACCCGGTTATCATCGCTGATGCGGTATGTGATTCAGGATGCGGCCGTTAAGCAGGTCCCACTGGCGAAAGAATTTGAGTACATCAGTCATTATGTAGCCCTGCAAAAGTTGCGTCTGGACGAAACGGTGCAAATCGATTTTTCAATTACCGGTAGCCCCAACGGCCAACAAATTGCTCCATTAATTCTAATTTCCTTCATCGAAAATGCCTTTAAATATGGCGTAAATCCCAGTGAAGATTCACTGATCCAGATCGGCCTGACCATTCATGAAAGTGAGTTACACTGCCATGTTTTCAACAAAAAAGTACGTATTTCGCAGGACACCGTTACGACTAGTGGCATTGGATTGACAAATACCAAATCGCGTCTGGCGTTAGTCTACTCCAATCGACACCGATTGCAGATTAGTAACCAACCCAACGACTTTACGGTCGATCTATACCTGACGTTGACATGATTCGAGCCATTGCCGTCGACGATGAGCCGCCTGCCCTGC
This window harbors:
- the atpC gene encoding ATP synthase F1 subunit epsilon, whose amino-acid sequence is MTLDIITPDRKVFSGEASAVTFPGSEGQFQVLNDHAPLVSTLDRGPIVVQTASGQQTFTVDGGVVEVLQNKVLVLAEAVVV
- a CDS encoding sensor histidine kinase, whose amino-acid sequence is MNRTASLIAIHLFGCLTFLALPYIFVEDGFSKLSELAYNPHEQRNLLSYLLTIAFFYTNYFILIPRFFFGKNYVIYGLSVLACFFVIEQTLAGVNRRGIMPPPRSQPPPEWMEQRPPFEMGNRSPMPPTGFPRPGSQQPGLPPEISQTFFLFLIGFLLSLAIRVNNRWRETEREKLNTELSYLKAQINPHFLFNTLNSIYSLALEQSDRTAEAITRLSSLMRYVIQDAAVKQVPLAKEFEYISHYVALQKLRLDETVQIDFSITGSPNGQQIAPLILISFIENAFKYGVNPSEDSLIQIGLTIHESELHCHVFNKKVRISQDTVTTSGIGLTNTKSRLALVYSNRHRLQISNQPNDFTVDLYLTLT